The Toxotes jaculatrix isolate fToxJac2 chromosome 21, fToxJac2.pri, whole genome shotgun sequence genome includes a region encoding these proteins:
- the mrpl10 gene encoding 39S ribosomal protein L10, mitochondrial, translating to MAATLCVKLLPKQGWLPLTQSVRHGSKAVTRHRKPVHILRQKLMAVTQYVPPARVVPPAAYPSQTKEVQEDNALTLLMKRDLKNLFQDCKMVAVVQNNSCNAEDMMNLKYRLHKHGITIKFFPNQVIQSFLKDSIYCNMTPLFIGPTVLFVSKEPKLKEMLTTLRSSPQMTLLGARVENMLLSVEGIVNYSKLPSLTVVQGQLVGGLTMLTSHTASMLQHHPAHLSALLQQYVKQQSPESSAEGAPKAEEAT from the exons ATGGCGGCGACCTTGTGTGTGAAATTACTACCGAAACAAG GATGGCTCCCCCTGACCCAGAGCGTCCGGCACGGCTCCAAGGCTGTGACTCGCCACAGGAAGCCGGTGCACATCCTCAGACAGAAGCTCATGGCTGTTACCCAGTACGTTCCTCCTGCAAGGGTCGTTCCTCCGGCCGCGTATCCATCCCAAACCAAAGAAGTCCAGGAG GACAATGCTTTGACATTACTCATGAAGAGGGATTTGAAGAACTTGTTCCAGGACTGTAAGATGGTTGCTGTGGTCCAGAACAACTCTTGCAACGCTGAAGATATGATGAATCTCAAGTATAGACTCCATAAACATGGCATCACTATCAAGTTCTTCCCCAACCAG gtgaTTCAGTCGTTCCTGAAAGACAGTATTTATTGCAACATGACTCCTCTGTTCATCGGTCCAACGGTTCTGTTTGTTAGTAAAGAGCCAAAGTTGAAGGAGATGCTGACGACTCTGAGGTCCAGCCCACAGATGACACTCCTGG GAGCCCGCGTGGAGAACATGTTGCTGAGCGTAGAGGGGATTGTGAACTACTCCAAACTGCCGTCATTGACCGTTGTCCAGGGTCAGCTGGTCGGCGGGCTGACGATGCTGACCTCCCACACTGCCTCCATGCTGCAGCACCACCCGGCTCACCTGTCAGCCCTGCTACAGCAGTACGTCAAACAGCAGAGCCCGGAGAGCAGCGCAGAGGGAGCTCCTAAAGCAGAGGAGGCCACGTAG